The proteins below come from a single Parageobacillus thermoglucosidasius genomic window:
- a CDS encoding ABC transporter permease, with translation MRWKFLFVFYLKQMFKSKLYAGASILFFVLLIARLILFFSDPYDMEAYGQLPHEVLMLVQMVSIFYIVFFYLLHSKELLYGVQSFFTDGYRIMLEKMSAMFAVHVLCQGIMVMIAYGIFSLVYFIVGIEPSDFYLSLLRFLAVYMFGPLVLSIMYGLMVAMFFGTKKISFFVILVVWIVTGSMTTELFIDFFQKVHANDWKSLLFIGKHAVQHVYNSYIGFEVDRGNELKLLTWFLVLFGMVLMLSIRWALTARERNVVMKVLLVLPFLVVASAYGSLESNTKAFTRADQTTEINDYRKMNIDVKTDLRYDIQSYSISLKEKQATVHVKFSRMDTMKPTFQLYHAYPIKWIQAEHKRIKFAREGDIVTVYLPEGTTSLTFRYDIVDTSFIPYTNGRTVLLADKAWYPKKRASQMYKIYEFVIYGTKERLWWNEFTDQFLPRENNDFTLKVDGDVLFCNLPKRGSVYSGEAQAVTLIKGQGHRFVYKGYQIIYPADWPKMDERVSTVVPQLEEAFQDVRQLAPTTVTVSSLPKTIVFSSFGLSSFMANDHLVYNTNNSYAIDKYHLEQDFYEKMLRLSVQPKGSFVMYNEWIHAAAQFLMEKRDLRKIDMFRSHQSDVLPKSKQELIKSIYFAFQQLSLEQKQQFLRKWYQEMDETWTWDQVSQLVKESGAIGYLH, from the coding sequence ATGAGGTGGAAATTTTTATTTGTTTTTTATTTGAAACAGATGTTTAAAAGTAAGCTATACGCTGGGGCTAGCATATTATTTTTTGTTTTGTTGATTGCTAGACTCATTTTGTTCTTTTCAGATCCATATGATATGGAAGCGTATGGACAGCTGCCACATGAAGTCTTGATGCTTGTGCAAATGGTGTCGATCTTTTACATCGTTTTTTTCTATCTTCTCCATTCAAAGGAACTTCTTTATGGCGTCCAGTCGTTTTTTACGGATGGCTATCGCATTATGTTGGAGAAAATGAGCGCGATGTTTGCCGTTCATGTTTTGTGCCAAGGGATCATGGTGATGATTGCCTATGGCATTTTTTCACTCGTTTATTTCATCGTGGGAATCGAGCCTTCAGATTTTTATTTGTCGTTGCTACGGTTTCTTGCCGTCTACATGTTCGGACCACTGGTGCTCAGCATAATGTATGGCTTGATGGTGGCGATGTTTTTTGGGACAAAAAAGATCAGCTTTTTTGTCATTTTAGTCGTATGGATTGTGACCGGCAGTATGACGACGGAACTATTTATTGATTTTTTTCAAAAGGTTCATGCGAATGACTGGAAATCGTTGCTTTTTATCGGAAAACACGCTGTCCAACATGTATATAACTCTTATATTGGTTTTGAGGTGGATAGGGGAAATGAATTGAAACTCCTCACATGGTTTCTCGTCCTTTTCGGAATGGTTTTGATGTTGTCGATTCGTTGGGCACTTACAGCGAGGGAGCGGAATGTTGTCATGAAAGTGCTCTTGGTGCTGCCATTTCTTGTTGTCGCGTCAGCTTATGGCTCTTTGGAGTCAAACACAAAAGCGTTTACTCGAGCCGATCAAACAACGGAGATCAATGACTATCGAAAGATGAACATAGATGTAAAGACAGATTTGCGGTATGATATTCAGTCTTACTCCATTTCATTGAAAGAAAAACAGGCCACCGTGCATGTGAAGTTTTCCCGTATGGACACGATGAAGCCAACGTTTCAACTGTACCATGCTTATCCGATCAAATGGATTCAAGCAGAGCATAAACGAATCAAGTTTGCAAGAGAGGGAGATATTGTTACTGTTTATCTGCCTGAAGGCACGACATCTCTCACGTTTCGGTATGACATCGTGGATACAAGCTTCATCCCTTATACGAACGGACGAACGGTTCTTCTCGCCGATAAAGCGTGGTATCCAAAAAAGAGAGCATCGCAAATGTATAAAATATATGAGTTTGTCATTTACGGGACAAAGGAACGGCTATGGTGGAACGAATTCACGGACCAATTTTTGCCGAGAGAAAACAATGATTTTACCTTGAAAGTGGATGGTGATGTGCTGTTTTGTAATTTGCCGAAGCGGGGGTCGGTTTACAGCGGCGAGGCGCAAGCGGTCACGCTGATCAAGGGACAGGGTCACCGGTTCGTTTATAAAGGTTATCAGATTATATATCCGGCCGACTGGCCGAAGATGGATGAGAGGGTTTCAACGGTGGTGCCGCAGCTGGAGGAGGCATTTCAGGACGTGCGGCAGCTTGCACCGACAACGGTAACGGTCTCATCACTCCCTAAAACCATTGTGTTTTCTAGTTTTGGACTGTCTTCGTTTATGGCGAATGATCATCTCGTATACAACACAAATAATTCATATGCTATAGATAAATACCACCTGGAACAAGATTTTTATGAAAAAATGCTCCGGCTTTCGGTGCAACCAAAAGGATCATTCGTCATGTATAATGAATGGATTCATGCGGCTGCTCAATTTTTAATGGAAAAAAGAGACTTGCGAAAAATCGATATGTTTAGAAGTCACCAATCAGATGTTTTACCGAAATCAAAACAGGAACTCATTAAATCCATTTACTTTGCGTTTCAGCAATTGAGCTTAGAACAGAAGCAACAATTCTTGCGAAAATGGTATCAGGAAATGGACGAAACATGGACATGGGATCAAGTATCACAATTAGTAAAGGAGTCGGGGGCCATTGGATATTTACATTGA
- a CDS encoding ATP-binding cassette domain-containing protein: MDIYIEGLTKVIKKKQILSDVTLSISGVYGLLGPNGAGKTTLMKILAGLLEFSAGRVLLGEELISTGTRVKRTDHIGYLPQDFMIYPELKMYEVLEHIAILQGETPTSCQSKIKDVVEQVNLSEHINKKMRELSGGMRRRVGIAQLLLRKPSVLIFDEPTAGLDIRERVRFRNLLKQLGKRHTVIISSHIVEDIEFLCTKIGIIENGRVLFEGEPEELKKKAAHCTYEINVSFAELDEIMATKEVVQMSEEPSHVVVRVLSDKPIGQRVSPRLMDGYLALLKEAAPLE; encoded by the coding sequence TTGGATATTTACATTGAGGGATTGACGAAAGTCATCAAAAAGAAGCAAATCTTATCGGACGTTACACTTTCGATTTCAGGAGTTTACGGGCTGCTAGGACCGAACGGTGCGGGCAAGACGACGTTAATGAAAATATTGGCCGGGTTGCTGGAGTTTAGCGCTGGGCGCGTGCTTCTTGGAGAGGAGTTGATCAGTACAGGCACTCGCGTGAAACGAACAGATCATATCGGGTATTTGCCCCAAGATTTTATGATTTATCCGGAGTTAAAAATGTATGAGGTACTCGAACATATTGCGATTCTTCAAGGGGAGACTCCGACATCGTGCCAAAGTAAAATTAAGGACGTTGTAGAACAAGTGAATTTATCAGAACACATCAATAAAAAAATGCGGGAACTATCCGGTGGCATGCGTCGGCGGGTCGGCATCGCCCAACTTTTATTGCGCAAGCCGTCTGTTCTCATTTTTGACGAGCCGACAGCGGGGCTCGATATTCGGGAGCGCGTGCGTTTTCGCAATTTGTTGAAGCAGCTCGGAAAGCGCCATACGGTCATTATTTCTTCCCATATTGTCGAAGATATTGAGTTTCTTTGCACGAAAATCGGCATTATCGAAAATGGGAGAGTTCTATTTGAAGGGGAACCGGAGGAATTAAAGAAAAAAGCGGCCCATTGCACATATGAGATCAACGTTTCGTTTGCAGAGCTCGATGAAATCATGGCGACGAAAGAGGTCGTACAAATGAGTGAAGAGCCTTCTCACGTTGTAGTGCGCGTATTATCGGATAAACCGATCGGCCAGCGCGTCAGCCCACGGTTAATGGATGGATATTTAGCCCTTTTAAAAGAGGCGGCCCCCCTTGAATAG
- a CDS encoding T7SS effector LXG polymorphic toxin — MKILHVRDLYHAIDGTMQSIDEKRRQLQQIRQSIRQFISLGHAFTGEGGDAIRNYYADCHIPFLTYLEQFLADFQHTLTQIKQAAASLESHEHGVIREDFLQQEVQVGLQRIYEVTRTLVSEANKEIASVQDIVSLPYLDEQGVIEGVRQAERNKNETLEQLYEFDRSQAAALEQLRPRIEAMNNYIAEMQAMFKHRNISIASYNIKAIQEKEAYKKIVESEEINHPKNEEELFEDILKGVGVGIFDTGKDFVAGLYDFVTNPVGTIEGFIHAVIHPVDTVKYISKAIQDSFERDMVNGDAYSRAHWVTYALGIIATSIAGTKGAGSITKTGLSTTKTVVQHSVEKAAAAIDPSSIAKLLPYAPHPQLQLALSGGVPYNVVNSVGLKDQLITLAKVEAGDKGTVKASKNNYRKKYLQEYPGLPEGWQVHHSLPQKYEKIMKEVGINIHEVKYLRGVDPKIHSKITTEWARWEKRLGRTPTAKEIIDFAKQMDIKYGKYWYKK; from the coding sequence TTGAAAATTTTACATGTTCGAGACTTATATCATGCCATTGATGGCACCATGCAAAGCATTGATGAAAAGAGGCGTCAACTCCAACAAATCCGCCAATCCATTCGGCAATTTATTTCCCTCGGCCATGCCTTTACTGGAGAAGGCGGAGATGCGATCCGCAACTATTACGCCGATTGTCACATTCCGTTTTTAACTTACTTAGAACAATTTTTAGCTGATTTTCAACATACGTTAACGCAAATCAAACAAGCCGCTGCTTCCTTGGAATCACACGAGCATGGAGTCATTCGAGAAGATTTTTTACAACAGGAAGTGCAGGTGGGGTTACAAAGAATTTACGAAGTGACGCGAACCCTCGTTTCAGAGGCAAACAAAGAAATAGCCAGTGTGCAGGACATTGTTTCATTGCCCTATCTAGATGAGCAAGGTGTCATCGAAGGAGTCCGGCAAGCCGAAAGAAATAAAAATGAAACCTTGGAACAACTATACGAATTCGACCGCTCCCAAGCAGCGGCACTAGAACAATTACGCCCAAGAATAGAGGCAATGAACAACTATATCGCTGAAATGCAGGCCATGTTTAAACACAGGAATATTTCCATTGCTAGTTACAATATTAAAGCGATTCAAGAGAAAGAAGCGTATAAGAAAATAGTAGAAAGCGAAGAAATCAATCATCCAAAAAATGAGGAGGAGTTATTTGAAGACATCCTCAAAGGTGTCGGAGTGGGAATCTTCGACACAGGAAAAGATTTTGTGGCGGGACTATACGATTTTGTCACCAATCCTGTCGGGACGATCGAGGGGTTCATCCATGCAGTGATCCACCCAGTCGATACGGTGAAATATATATCCAAAGCCATACAAGATTCGTTTGAACGGGATATGGTGAATGGAGATGCATATTCCAGAGCCCATTGGGTCACCTATGCGTTAGGCATCATTGCAACATCCATAGCAGGCACCAAAGGTGCTGGATCTATAACAAAGACAGGGCTATCAACGACAAAAACAGTTGTACAACATAGCGTAGAAAAGGCAGCGGCTGCCATAGATCCGTCATCGATCGCGAAACTTTTGCCATATGCACCACATCCCCAACTGCAACTGGCATTGTCGGGCGGAGTGCCTTATAATGTGGTAAATAGTGTTGGGTTGAAAGATCAGCTAATTACCTTAGCAAAAGTGGAGGCTGGGGATAAGGGGACTGTAAAAGCTAGTAAGAATAACTACAGAAAAAAATATTTACAAGAGTATCCAGGATTACCTGAAGGATGGCAGGTTCATCATAGTTTGCCACAAAAATATGAAAAAATCATGAAAGAAGTAGGAATTAATATTCATGAAGTCAAATATCTCAGGGGAGTAGACCCAAAAATACACTCTAAAATCACAACAGAATGGGCTCGATGGGAAAAGAGGTTAGGAAGGACACCTACGGCGAAGGAAATAATTGATTTTGCAAAGCAAATGGATATTAAATACGGGAAATATTGGTATAAAAAGTAA
- a CDS encoding CAP domain-containing protein produces the protein MNKKIVFSLAASLAIVGASFTAKAAEAAPCPNAQGYETKTYTVYPSNVQDIEKWIQSKLPFILDKTGNFKVVAKPGTTTVQKPAANGQAPANKPAAQTPAANESKKANENEAGLKAYEQQVVDLTNKERAKYGLPPLKVDAALSKVAREKSRDMAVNHYFSHNSPTYGSPFEMMKKFGISYTAAGENIAKGQRTPQEVVAAWMNSEGHRANILNKNYTHIGVGFEENGYIWTQQFIRK, from the coding sequence ATGAACAAAAAAATCGTATTTTCCCTTGCTGCGTCTTTAGCGATTGTCGGTGCGTCGTTTACAGCGAAAGCGGCTGAGGCTGCTCCATGCCCAAATGCACAAGGCTATGAAACTAAAACTTATACGGTCTATCCATCTAACGTACAAGATATCGAAAAATGGATTCAATCAAAACTTCCATTTATTTTAGATAAAACAGGAAATTTCAAAGTAGTAGCAAAACCGGGCACGACAACTGTGCAAAAACCGGCGGCGAATGGACAAGCTCCTGCTAATAAGCCAGCGGCACAAACTCCTGCGGCAAATGAAAGCAAAAAAGCAAATGAAAATGAAGCAGGACTTAAAGCTTATGAACAACAAGTCGTAGATTTAACGAACAAAGAGCGGGCGAAATATGGCTTGCCGCCTTTGAAGGTCGATGCAGCATTAAGCAAAGTCGCCCGGGAAAAATCAAGAGATATGGCGGTCAACCATTATTTCTCCCACAACAGTCCGACGTATGGATCGCCATTTGAAATGATGAAAAAATTCGGCATTTCTTATACAGCCGCTGGAGAAAATATTGCAAAAGGCCAACGGACGCCGCAAGAAGTAGTGGCCGCTTGGATGAACAGCGAAGGCCATCGGGCAAATATTTTGAACAAAAACTATACTCATATTGGCGTAGGTTTTGAAGAAAACGGGTACATCTGGACGCAACAATTTATCAGAAAATAA
- the lpdA gene encoding dihydrolipoyl dehydrogenase, translated as MVVGELAHERDVVIIGGGPGGYNAAIRAAQLGLSVTLIEKAELGGVCLNKGCIPSKVFTHAAQKMAEISHIEEIGIKLGHVSFQLGKLQNYKTKVVTQLRQGVEALCKANRIEVICGKASFLSEDRIGVESGEAFAVYRFRHAIIATGASYVSPPSITIDHDRILNAYSIYGVEALPSHLLVYGDDYIALEVAMSFHAFGSQVSVITNDGTFGLDETVAKELQRIWKKRKIKLYRHCKVESVTSSPDAVAATLKTASGETVTAEGSHIFVACEAKANIDELGLDRLGIQRTEQGFIEINHQAQTSLSHIFAVGDVTGGSMLAVKAIKQGKVAAETIAGKQSEIDLTFLPTIVHSIPPIASVGLTEEEAKAQYEDIRVGSFPVAGNGYAGIIGQKDGVVKIISDTKHDLILGVHMIGVGAIDLISSGIIGLEMAAHEEDIKFPFYPHPSNNESLLEAVEALQAEAVHLPPAKQKGNEKKAVSR; from the coding sequence ATGGTAGTCGGAGAACTTGCTCATGAACGGGATGTCGTTATCATCGGCGGAGGACCAGGCGGATATAACGCCGCAATTCGCGCCGCCCAGCTTGGGCTGTCTGTCACACTCATCGAAAAAGCGGAACTCGGCGGTGTTTGCTTGAACAAAGGATGTATTCCGTCAAAAGTGTTCACTCATGCTGCACAGAAAATGGCAGAGATTTCTCATATAGAAGAAATCGGGATTAAATTGGGGCATGTTTCGTTTCAATTAGGCAAACTGCAAAACTATAAGACAAAGGTCGTTACTCAGCTTCGCCAAGGTGTCGAAGCGCTTTGCAAAGCAAACCGCATCGAAGTCATTTGCGGCAAAGCGTCCTTTTTATCGGAAGACCGCATTGGTGTTGAGTCGGGAGAAGCGTTTGCTGTGTACCGCTTTCGGCATGCCATCATTGCCACTGGGGCATCATACGTTTCACCGCCATCTATCACCATTGACCATGACCGCATTTTAAACGCTTATTCCATATATGGAGTGGAAGCATTGCCGAGTCATTTGCTCGTATATGGAGATGATTATATTGCACTTGAAGTGGCAATGAGCTTTCACGCGTTTGGTTCGCAAGTGTCCGTCATTACGAATGATGGCACATTTGGGCTGGATGAAACGGTCGCTAAAGAATTGCAGAGAATATGGAAAAAAAGAAAAATCAAACTTTATCGGCATTGCAAAGTAGAAAGTGTCACATCATCCCCAGACGCCGTTGCCGCCACGTTAAAAACAGCGTCAGGAGAAACGGTGACGGCGGAGGGGTCGCATATATTTGTGGCATGTGAAGCGAAAGCGAACATTGATGAGTTAGGCCTCGACCGTCTTGGCATCCAGCGCACGGAACAAGGATTTATTGAGATCAACCATCAAGCGCAAACATCGCTTTCTCATATTTTCGCTGTGGGAGATGTAACAGGCGGGTCGATGCTTGCAGTGAAAGCGATCAAACAAGGAAAGGTCGCCGCTGAAACAATTGCTGGAAAACAGTCCGAAATCGATCTCACCTTTCTCCCGACGATTGTGCATTCCATTCCCCCGATAGCAAGTGTTGGATTGACGGAAGAAGAAGCAAAAGCGCAGTATGAGGACATTCGTGTCGGAAGTTTTCCGGTAGCTGGAAACGGATATGCCGGCATTATTGGTCAAAAAGATGGAGTAGTAAAAATCATCAGTGATACAAAACATGATTTAATATTAGGTGTTCATATGATTGGTGTTGGGGCTATTGATCTCATTTCAAGTGGAATTATTGGATTGGAAATGGCCGCACACGAAGAAGATATAAAATTTCCTTTTTATCCGCACCCGAGTAACAATGAAAGTTTGTTAGAAGCAGTAGAAGCATTGCAGGCGGAAGCAGTTCATCTCCCGCCAGCAAAACAAAAAGGGAACGAGAAAAAAGCAGTCTCTCGCTGA
- a CDS encoding dihydrolipoamide acetyltransferase family protein: MEVKLHDIGEGMTEAVVLSYFVKKGDYVKADQPLVEVQTDKMVAEIPAPAAGIIQDILVPEGKTISVGTTILTLKATSPPLAEMRSNPPEVPTESTPPFVMKEEKAAFAKRAVERRVLASPHTRKIAREHGVDLEQVVGTGRGGRITDEDVYRFIETNNAKQANHLSVAGGDTEVPSFAKADDHAPAFSVIPFRGRRKQIAKKMAQSLYTIPHCTHFEEVDVTELIWFREELKQHNFHISATAFFIKALSLALKKFPIFNARLDEECEEIHLKQEHHIGIAVDTEEGLIVPVIKHVESKSLREIHEEAKRLTKKAQENKLELQEMTGSTFTISNVGPLGGSIGATPIINYPEVALMAFHKTKKRPVVMENDEIAVRSMMNISMSFDHRIADGATAVAFTNYFVRLIENPKLMLMELV, encoded by the coding sequence ATGGAAGTGAAGCTTCATGATATCGGCGAAGGAATGACCGAAGCAGTCGTATTAAGTTATTTCGTTAAAAAAGGGGACTATGTAAAGGCAGACCAGCCGCTAGTCGAAGTGCAGACAGATAAAATGGTGGCGGAAATACCTGCGCCAGCCGCAGGCATCATCCAAGATATTCTCGTTCCCGAAGGAAAAACAATTTCAGTTGGCACGACGATTCTTACGTTAAAAGCAACATCACCGCCACTTGCGGAAATGCGGTCCAATCCGCCGGAAGTGCCGACAGAATCCACTCCACCGTTTGTCATGAAAGAAGAAAAGGCAGCTTTCGCTAAGCGTGCGGTAGAACGGCGCGTGCTTGCCTCACCGCATACTCGGAAAATTGCCCGCGAACACGGGGTGGATTTAGAACAAGTTGTTGGCACAGGACGAGGCGGCCGAATTACCGACGAAGACGTGTACCGCTTTATCGAAACTAACAATGCGAAGCAAGCGAATCATTTATCAGTTGCAGGCGGCGATACGGAAGTTCCATCATTCGCAAAAGCGGATGACCATGCACCAGCGTTTTCTGTCATCCCGTTCCGCGGCCGCCGCAAGCAAATCGCGAAAAAAATGGCGCAATCGTTATATACGATTCCGCATTGCACACATTTTGAAGAAGTCGATGTCACTGAGCTCATCTGGTTCCGTGAAGAACTGAAACAGCACAATTTCCATATTTCCGCAACGGCGTTTTTCATTAAAGCATTGTCGCTTGCGTTAAAGAAGTTTCCGATATTTAATGCCAGGCTTGATGAAGAGTGCGAAGAGATCCATCTTAAACAAGAGCATCATATCGGCATTGCAGTCGACACAGAAGAAGGATTAATCGTGCCAGTCATCAAACATGTCGAAAGCAAGTCACTGCGGGAGATTCATGAAGAAGCGAAACGTCTCACGAAAAAAGCGCAAGAAAACAAACTAGAGCTCCAAGAAATGACAGGAAGCACATTTACCATCAGCAATGTTGGCCCGCTCGGCGGCAGCATTGGTGCAACCCCAATTATTAATTATCCAGAAGTGGCACTTATGGCGTTCCACAAAACAAAAAAACGTCCTGTTGTCATGGAAAACGATGAAATCGCAGTGCGCTCAATGATGAACATCTCGATGTCATTTGACCATCGCATTGCCGATGGCGCGACAGCGGTGGCGTTTACCAACTATTTCGTAAGACTGATTGAAAATCCAAAACTAATGTTAATGGAGTTGGTATAA
- a CDS encoding alpha-ketoacid dehydrogenase subunit beta has product MITAMNTKTLTLVQAVNDALRTMLKEREDVILLGEDIGKNGGVFRATEGLQEEFGEERVIDTPLSEAGFTGAAIGMAISGLRPVVEIQFLGFIYPAYEQIMTHAARMRARTMGHFTVPMVIRAPYGAGVRAPEIHSDSTEALFTHMPGIKVVCPSTPYDAKGLLIAAIEDPDPVLFLEPMRSYRAVREDVPEGKYTVEIGKGKKLREGGDVTVIAWGAMVPVALKAAESAEKEGIHADVIDLRTLYPLDKDIIADSVQKTGRTVIVQEAHATGGLANDILAVINDTSFLYQKSPVERVTGFDVPVPFFAYEDDYLPTPQRVLHAIEKVMNF; this is encoded by the coding sequence ATGATAACGGCGATGAACACCAAGACGCTAACACTTGTGCAAGCAGTGAATGATGCGCTTCGCACGATGTTAAAGGAGAGAGAAGATGTCATTTTGCTTGGAGAAGACATCGGAAAAAACGGCGGTGTATTCCGCGCTACGGAAGGATTACAGGAAGAATTCGGCGAGGAAAGGGTGATCGATACACCGTTAAGCGAAGCAGGATTTACTGGTGCAGCGATCGGAATGGCGATCAGCGGACTTCGTCCTGTCGTGGAAATTCAGTTTTTAGGCTTTATTTATCCAGCATACGAGCAAATTATGACGCATGCCGCACGGATGCGCGCACGGACGATGGGGCATTTTACCGTGCCGATGGTTATTCGCGCCCCATATGGCGCGGGTGTGCGCGCACCAGAGATTCATTCTGACAGCACCGAAGCACTGTTTACCCATATGCCGGGCATCAAAGTCGTCTGCCCGTCCACGCCATATGATGCAAAAGGGCTGCTCATTGCCGCCATTGAAGATCCTGACCCGGTGCTGTTTTTAGAGCCAATGCGCAGTTATCGTGCAGTTCGCGAGGATGTGCCAGAAGGAAAATATACTGTTGAAATCGGCAAAGGAAAAAAATTGCGCGAAGGAGGCGATGTGACCGTCATCGCTTGGGGGGCAATGGTTCCAGTAGCGCTGAAAGCAGCCGAATCTGCCGAAAAAGAAGGAATTCATGCCGATGTCATCGACTTGCGAACACTCTACCCGCTTGACAAAGATATCATCGCCGATTCGGTTCAAAAGACAGGTCGAACGGTCATTGTGCAGGAAGCACACGCCACCGGTGGATTGGCAAATGATATTCTCGCTGTTATTAATGATACATCGTTTTTATATCAAAAATCGCCAGTAGAACGAGTGACTGGATTTGACGTTCCCGTGCCGTTTTTCGCCTATGAAGATGATTATTTACCAACGCCACAGCGCGTTTTACACGCGATCGAAAAAGTAATGAACTTCTAG
- the pdhA gene encoding pyruvate dehydrogenase (acetyl-transferring) E1 component subunit alpha, with product MEFQFPIMQIMNEQGCIVRSEYREQMTKELVMTMYRHLIRTRTFDRKCVSLQRQGRIGTYVPYEGQEACQVGSALALRDGDWMFPTYRDHGAMMTFGCSLMQILLYWKGRTEGCVPPEGKKIVPPSVPIATQLPHAAGAAYAEKRKGTKNAVIVYFGDGATSEGDFHEGLNFASVFNVPVVFFNQNNQYAISVPITRQMKSKTIAQKALAYDIPGIRIDGNDIFAVYFETQQALERARNGRGPTLIEAVTWRYGAHTTSDDPSKYRDQEESKRRRETTDPIKRMERFMQREGWWDEKWANQVQEEVSMEIEQAVAEMERYPKANPADMFDYVFAQPTWTITEQRNAYFQWKRGIEG from the coding sequence ATGGAATTTCAGTTTCCGATAATGCAAATTATGAATGAACAAGGGTGTATCGTACGATCCGAATATCGTGAACAAATGACAAAAGAACTGGTAATGACGATGTACCGCCATCTTATCCGTACCAGGACGTTTGATAGAAAATGTGTCAGTCTGCAGCGGCAAGGTCGCATTGGTACGTATGTTCCGTACGAGGGGCAGGAAGCGTGCCAAGTTGGAAGCGCTCTTGCGCTGCGCGATGGCGACTGGATGTTTCCGACATACCGCGATCACGGCGCAATGATGACATTTGGCTGCTCTTTAATGCAGATACTTCTATATTGGAAAGGCCGAACGGAAGGGTGTGTTCCGCCGGAAGGAAAAAAAATCGTTCCGCCGAGTGTTCCGATTGCCACTCAGCTGCCGCATGCAGCAGGAGCAGCTTACGCTGAAAAGAGGAAAGGAACGAAAAATGCAGTTATTGTCTATTTTGGAGATGGAGCAACATCTGAAGGAGATTTTCACGAGGGGCTTAATTTTGCAAGCGTTTTCAATGTACCTGTAGTCTTTTTCAACCAAAACAATCAATATGCGATTTCTGTGCCGATTACTCGCCAAATGAAATCAAAGACGATCGCGCAAAAAGCGCTGGCATACGACATTCCTGGCATTCGCATCGATGGGAACGACATTTTTGCCGTGTATTTTGAAACACAGCAAGCGCTCGAGCGGGCAAGAAACGGGAGAGGGCCGACGTTAATCGAAGCGGTCACATGGCGTTATGGCGCCCATACTACTTCCGATGATCCATCGAAATACCGCGATCAAGAAGAAAGCAAGCGAAGACGCGAGACGACCGATCCTATCAAGCGGATGGAACGATTTATGCAGCGGGAAGGTTGGTGGGATGAAAAATGGGCGAATCAAGTACAGGAGGAAGTGAGCATGGAAATCGAGCAAGCAGTAGCCGAAATGGAACGATATCCAAAAGCGAACCCGGCTGACATGTTTGATTATGTTTTTGCTCAACCGACGTGGACGATTACGGAACAGAGAAACGCGTATTTTCAATGGAAGCGGGGGATCGAAGGATGA